The Candidatus Roizmanbacteria bacterium CG_4_9_14_0_2_um_filter_38_17 genomic sequence CATATAATGCTCTGCTACCAAAAGGTGAAATTGGAATTAACCCAAAATATGAAAATTTAAAGTATAGAGTTCATAGAGCATCACTTGATAACGAAGGTCGCATTACTCTGGAAGAAGAACTTGGTATTAAAATCGTAGACAAAATTATTCCTTCTAAATTGTCAGTACTAAGACCAGGTATTGAGTCAGTAAGTACAGCATAAAAACTTATGAGTTATAGAGAAGAATACCATAGCGAGATACCAAGCAATTTTGAAATAGGAGATATATCTGGCATGCGAATTATCATTTCTGAAGAAGATCTTCGTCAGCAACCTAATTATTATATGGACAAATTACATGTGGTTGCAACTCTTGCTGAGCAAGATCAGGATTTTGATACGGAGACTTATAAAAGAGTAATAAGTGTGGAAAAACAGTTTGACCATACTGGTTCAGTAAGAATGACAACTTTTGATTTCTCTCAAATAGACACATCGCTAAATGGATATTTTACAGAGAAATATGAAAGCAGTTATTTAAGAAGGATAACTGAAGGTGACAATGAGCACCTAAGAGGTCTGGGTTTTTATATAACAAGAACAAGTGAAAATATAGAAACGCTTGCGGGTCTAGTATGTACTGAAGTGCAAACAGCACAAGAAGTCGTTAATATAATTGCTCAGAAGCCTGATCCAAAGGATTTAACTTATCAGAATAGAGCCGCCTTACTTGCGGTTTTAGACAATAAGAAACACCATGTGCTTGAACTACTTCATGCGGTCCACCAGTCCTCTAGATATCTTCCCGAAGGAGAACCTATACCACAAGAGACCTATCATGCACTTGTTCAATCTTGCTACTCGTCAGTGTTTGATTTTTACAATCTTCTTTTATATGAATCTCCTCCAACAGCAGATACTGGTACCTTTGGTCTAATAGACACTACTTTTTCTTATTTAGTTTCAAAAATTAGAGCAAATAGCAACAAGCAAACTATAATCAATAATTCACTATTGAAAATGTATAGGGAAGCAAATCATCCGATGGATATTGCATTGCTTAGCAGTAAGCTTATTTACCGTTACAAACAAAATAGTCAATGGGATAGAGTCTTGGGAATTGAATACGGTGGTATAGAATTACCTTTCGCCCTTAACGCATTCATGGAATTAAAAGGATCAAAACATATTCCATTTTCACTAATTAATGCAACCTTTTCATCAATGCTTGCTGGAGAACTGGGAGATTCTGCTCAACTAGAAACACCCTTGAGTAATATTCAGTCGCTCAAGAGCCAGCGTGTTTTAGTTCTAGATGACAATGTGGTAACAGGAAGAACTGTAGATAAGGTGGTTCGGTACTTAGCAAGAATAGGGAACCCTTCTGTTAATTTTGCTTGTATTGGATTTTCTATGGAGGAGCTACTCCCTCATATGATAAAGCAAGGCTGTGGCTGCATTAACCCGGATGTTTTAAAAAGGTCTATAGTTATAAAACAAGCGCAGTTTTTATATCGACGTGAAAAAGGAGACTACTACAGAACTGGTGTATTTAATCCCGAGGAGGAAGAAGTAGAAAGAAAACTTCTAATAAATTACCCAGAAATTAATTTTAAACTGCAAGCTTCCTAATCATTTCTGGAAAATTTTTGTTTCGTAATATTTCTTAATAGCAATTTCATTGAATTTATAGAAATGAAATGAGTCGACAAAGTGAACATATTTTCCCAATTTATTATTAGTTAGTTCAGCAATATATTTTTGTAGCGAGACAAAAATTTCCAAATTAAGCATAAACTTTCTAAATGCATCATTTGCTCTCATATGCGTGTGCAAATGTAGACTACCGCTGATAATTCTATACCAGAAATAAACAACACAAGGACTATCTTTATCAGGCTTACTATCGGTTTGATCCTGCCAAATATTCATAATAATTCTTCTTGAGTGCGGATTAGTGTTCATATAGTCAACTAGCCAAGCAACTTTTCCCGATTTGAATAATTCATTGTTATAATGATTTAGTACTTTATCAATAGTGGATTTAGAATCACTAATTAAACTACCTAAATCATCCTTTAAACAGAACTTCTGATTTATTACTTTAATAATCAACGAGTCCTCCTTATTGTTATCTATCGATAAGACTAGGGGGGATTCCTTAATTAAATCAGGATCCGTGGTAGCATGATTTTCTTCATAGAGATTTCTAAATGCTTTAGAAAAAGCATCATCAACCGAATAGCCATCAACGGTAATTATTGACTTCAATTATTAAAAATAAATACCCATTTAATATAACAAACAGAATCTGGCTTACAAGCCTCCTCTCACTTTTCCTCCCCGCAGTTAATTTGCCAGGGGTTGTTCTAATTTTATCACTTGCATATCATCCCTAAGGTTTTGAATCTCACTCAATATCCTGTAAGTCTTTTTTAGTTAGAGACATAAAAGAATAATAACATAATTACCAAATCTGTTTTATTTTTCGTTTTCTACAACAAGCTTTTGAAAAATCACCTGTATGGCAACAACTAAGGGAACAGATAATATAATTCCTACAACACCCGCTAACTTACCACCTATTGTTAAAGCAAGAATCGTCACTATTGGTGGAATACCCACAGCGCGACGCATAACAAACGGTACAAATATGTTATTTTCTAGTTGCTGCACCACAAAAAACAGCCCCACAACTAACAAAGCCATCACCGGTGATATTGTTAAAGCTACCAAAACCGCTGGTATAGCTGAAATAATTGGACCAATAATTGGAACTATTTCCAGAATACCCGCAATAATGGATAGTGATAATGCAAACTCCACTCCCAAAAGAGTTAAGCCTATGTAGGTTATTACCCCAACAATAACTGCCAAAGCTAACTGCCCCAGCACCCAAGCACCTAGCTTTCTCTCAATTGCTACTATTATCACAGATACCTTACGCTCCGCTTTTCTTCCAATAAAATTATCCAAAAAAATCTTAAAATGGTGTCTCTCAACTAACATATAAAAAGTTATAATAGCAAAAGTAAAAAGGCCTATTACAGTTGAGAATACTCCGGTAGTTATCTTTAAAACGTTCTGTGAAAGCTTGGGTATCTGATCTGTTAGATTACCTGTTGACGATTCTAAAAATGGTAATAATGGTAAAATATACTCCCCTATCTGCTCAAGCAGTTTTTGAAACTGCCAAATTAGTGGTGGAATAATCAATGTTGCAATTAATCCTATAATACTGACAAGAATCACATATGTTAGAACAATGGCGATTGATCGGGGTATTTTAAATTTCTCTAGTCGATCAACAAATGGTCTAAGTCCAGCCATTACCACAAAAGCAGCCATAAGTAAAAAAATTACATCGCGCACAACAAATAATATCCAAAGAGACAGAAGGGTTAAGATTGCATAAACAACTGTTCGATACGAAAACTCTATTTGTGCAACTGGATTAGCCATAATAATTACTATTTATCATACCATTTATGCACGTAATCTTGAACAAGCCTATTATTATCAGGTTGTGATATATCAAACCAAACAATTTGTTTATCTTTTTTAAAGTAAGTTAGCTGGCGCCTGGCGTATTTATGTTCGTCATATTTCCAGCGCTCAATCACCTCGCTTGCTGTATTTTTACCCTCTAGATACAACTTCCATTGCCAATAGCCTAAACTATTAAGCCCTGGATCTTCCCAACTATAACCATTTTTAAACAATTCTTTTATTTCTTCAACAATTCCTTGTTTATACCTATCTTCCACTCTCTGATCTATTTTCTTATATAACTCTTGTTTGTCAGCTGAAAGCCCAACTTTTAACAAACTCTCTACTTTCAAATCACTTTTTTGGATTTTGGATTCCTGTCCGCCGGCAGGCGTGGTTGGATTTTGGATTTTTTTAGCTATCTCTATTGCTCTAATTAGTCTCCGTGGATTTTGCCGATCTGAGTCATTCATTATGCCTAGCTTTTGATCGTCAAGATCATTAAGTTTCTGCTGAAGTTCTACAACTAAAAGCTTCTCAAGCTCATCCCGCAATTCCCAGTCCGCATCAACCGATGATAATTCTTGCTCTCCCAATAAAGCTTTAATATAAAAACCGGTACCTCCAACGATTATGGGTAATTTACCTCTTTTCCATATATCTTCAATAATAGACTTTGCAAGACGCATATATTCACCCGCTGAGAAGCGTAAACTAGGGTCAACAACATCATATAGCCAGATTTTAACTCCATCGATTAGATAATAGCCAATTTGCTTATCACGCACATTCCAGGAATGTGTATCACATTCCTGGAATGTCGCCTCTACACCATTAGGCATATCCTTACCAGTACCTATATTTAAATACATATATATCTGACGAGAATCGGCAGAAATAAGCTCTCCATTAAAGGTTTTTGCTAAACTAATTCCCAATGTAGTCTTTCCAGTTGCGGTTGGACCAACTATCGCCAATAATTTACGCATGAGTAAGTATCTTTGGACCAGAAGTTGTGATAGCAACTGTATGTTCAAACATACCAGCTCTGCTTCTGTCTCTTGTGCGCATAGTCCATCCATCGTTATCTACAATAAGAGATGATTTACCCTTCATATATATTGCTTCTATGGCAATCGTCAACCCATCTTCAAGCTTTGGCGTTTTTTCAATTTCCTCATCAAGATAACATGGAACCTGTGGATCCATGTGTAATTCTCTACCTATTCCGTGACCAACCAGATTCCGCGCTACATTATAGCCAGCATCCTCAATAACCTGCTGCATAGCTAATGAAATATGACCTATATGATTACCTATTACTGCTTGAGCAATTGCTTCTTTAAGGGCCAATTTTCCTATATCCAAAAAATGGTCACCTTTTGGTTTGCCAACTATAGCTGTTGCTGCTGTATCGGTATGATAGCCTTCATAAAGCATTCCTACATCTACCGTGACAAGGTCCCCTATCTGCAATGAATATTTATCTGGTATACCATGAACGATGCAATCATTAATACAGATACATGTACTCCATTTATATCCATCGACAGTCATAAAGGAAGGTTTTCCTCCTGCTCTAGTTATAAGCGCTTCTGCAATCTGATCCAGCTCAATTGCTGAAATTCCGGGTTTAACATCCCGCAACAATCTCTCTCGAATCTCTCCAAGCTTTGCTCCCCCCTCCCTCATGATAGATAGTTTTCCTGGGTTACCCATAAAAAATTTGATTATTGACTATAAAAATAAATTTACCTAGTCTCTCGTGTAACTCTTCAATCCCCGCAACGTTAACGATTAAATAATCTGCCATCGCAATCGGTCCACCCTTATTAAGATTCTCCAATTCAGCTACATCCCGTTTCCTAGCTTCAACAACATCTAGACCTCGATGATTTCGATCAAGTAGTCTTTTATATCGAGTATCCGGATTAGCATAAATACATAATATCAATAAATTTGAATATTCTTTTTCGAGATATTGATACTCTTCCCACGAATAGAGGCCATCAAGTACAACTGCCTTCTTTTTATTTTCTATTGCTTCAATACGAGGTTTTATCTTGATTGCGTATGCAGCCATACCCAGCTCACTGCGAAGTTTTTCACGGTACCAACGCTCGTTATCTTGATTTAGTTCTTTCCCCAGCTCTTTTAAACCAATATCTGTCTGATCACCAAAATGCAATACTGGATATCCTTTAGCTCGAAAGTATGCTGCAGTTTCAGTTTTTCCTGCACCTGGCATTCCAACGATAGCAATAACTCTTCTACTCATGGAATAAATCTATGTGTTCTTCTTACTTACTTTAATTTTAGCAACTTGCTTCATTATTTCTTCAGCTACTTTAGTTTTAGGTTGCTCTCCATCTACTTCAACTAAAATTTTGCGACGTCGGTAGAATAAAAGGACAGGTTTTGTTACTTTATGAAACAGCTCGATGCGCTTTCTAACTGCTATAACTGTCTCGTCATCACGCAGCACATCATTACGATACGATATTCGCCATAAGGCTTCTTTATCTGTAACATTTAAATAGATCACTAAATCCAGCTTGTGTTTAAACTGTTCTGCTTGAAATATTGTGCGAGGAAACCCATCCATGATGTAGCCTTTTTTATATTCAGGTCGAGCTAAATATTCTTCAACAATCTCTATAGTTTTTTTGTCAGGTATCAATAAACCAGCTGCCATAGTTTCTTTAAGATATCTTCCAAGCCTGGATTTTGATTGTGCCATATCACGAAAAATATGCCCTGTAGACAAATACTGCAACCCAAATTTCTTTGCTAGTCTTACTCCTTGAGTAGATTTGCCAGAACCCTGAATTCCCATTAATATTAATTTCATATATATTTATCGTAATTGCGCATCACCAACTGTGATTCAAGTTTTTTAGTCGTTTCTAAAACCACCGAAACAACAATCAAGAGACCAGTTCCCCCAATGATTAAAGTTCCAATACCTGTAACTGCGTTAGCAATTGAAGGAAGAATTGCTATTATACCTAAAAAGATCGCCCCTGCCAATGTAATACGCGTCAAGACATAATTTAAGTAATTTTTAGTTGGTGTACCTGGTCTAATTCCGGGAATAAAACCACCATATTTTTTTACTTCCGCCGATATCTTTTCAGGGTTAAAGGTAACTGCAGTATAAAAATAAGTAAAAGCAACAACTAATAAGAAATAAAATATATTATAAAACAAGCCTTCTGGATTAAATAGCGATGAAATATCTTGACCTATTGAAGCAATTGTTGGATTACTTGCCTGAGCCATAAAATTGCTCAAAAACCCTGGTAATAATATAAGTGATACAGCGAAAATGATTGGGATAACACCAGCTTGATTAACTTTTAGAGGTAAATAGGTTGCATTTCCTCCATACATCTTTCTACCTTGTACTCTACGGGCATACTGTATGCGAATTTGTCTTGTGCCTTCATTTACAAATACTATTGCTCCAATTACTACTATTCCCATTGTCGTAAAGACTAATGTTTGAAAAATAGTTTCTTGGTTAATAACTGAGACAGTCTGAAAAATAGACACTGGTAATCGTCCAACGATACCTGCAAAAATAAGCAGAGAGATGCCATTACCCATTCCATATTCAGAAATTAACTCTCCCAACCACATTAAAAGAAGTGATCCACAAACCAAAGTTGCCACAACTGCAACTAAGCTAACAATTGAAAGCTCGCTGATAATTCCTTGGTTACGAAGTAAAACGTAGATACCTACAGACTGAGCAATAGCAATTGGTACAGTTAAAAAACGCGTATATTGATTAATTTTTTGACGACCAAAATCCCCCTCCTTGCTTAGCTCTTCAAGTTTTGGAAACACAACAGTAGCAAGCTGTAGAATAATCGAAGCATTAATATATGGATTTAAACCCAGCGCCATGATCGAAAAATTGGCTAAAGTTCCTCCAGAAAATATGTCTAACAAACTTAACAACTGATTCTGCGCAAAGAAATTGCTTAGCGCTTCACGCTGGACGCCAGGAACAGGAATAAATACGAATAATCTAAATACAAAGAAAATACCAAACGTAAACAGGATTTTTTTCCTTAAATCTGGAGCCTGAAATGACTTAACAATCGGATCTAAGATAGAATTCATTTAAGCTTTTATTTTGCTTCCTTCTATTATCTTTTTGGCAGAACTTGACATCGCTATATTCTCTACCTTCACTTTTTTCTTTAGTTCCCCTCTTGCTAGTATCTTAACACCACGAGTCCTTACTTCAACTGCGTTAAGTGCACCTGCTTTCACCAAACTTTCTGGTGTGATAACTGCATTAGCCTTAAACTGATTTAGAACATCAAAATCTATAATTACTGGCCTCGGACTTACTGGTTTATTTTTACTCTTACCACGAAACATTGGCAAACGTTTAGTCATTGGGAGAGTTCCACCTTCAAAATTCAAAGGCATTTTACCTCGCTTGAGTGAGCCTTTTGTGCCACGTCCGCTCTTTGCTCCTCTAGCGCCACGCTTACCACGACCAACACGCTTGCTGCCAGCGTCTACTATTTTTTGCAATTGTGCTAGATTAAACATGTTTTTTTAGTTTATTTAAGTTTCTTCAATCCTTCAATAACTGCAGTTGCATTGCTTATTTTATTCCTTGTTCCGAGTATTTTAGAAACGATATTCTGAATTCCAGCTGCCTCAACTACCGCACGCACTGCTCCTCCTGCTCGAACCCCTGTTCCATCTGGAGCAGGTTTTAATAGCACCAATGCTGCACCTTTTTTTATCTCAACTACATGCGGAATCGTTGAACCTTTCATCGAAACAGTTATCATATTTTTCTTTGCTCTTTTCATTCCTTTACGAATTGCCGATGCAACATCCGACGCCTTGCCTAATGCCACTCCAACCTTGCCTTTTTTATCTCCAACTACACAAAAAGCCGAAAAAGAAATCGCGCTTCCGCCAGTAGTTTTTTTAGAGGTACGTTTTATCTGTATTACCTTTTCTTCAAATTCACTATTTTCTCTCATATATTTCATATTTGTATATTAAAAGTCTAGTCCACCTTTGCGTGCAGCTTCCGCAAGTTGTTTTACACGGCCATGATATTTATATTTACTTCGATCAAACTTTACCTGTTTTACACCTTTTTTCTTCGCGTCAATCGCCACTTTCTCTCCAACTAAAAATGCTATATCTGAACCACTTTCAGCTTTTTTGCTCTTGATCTGTAAGCTATTAGCAGATGCCAGAGTTTTTGATTGCACATCATCTATAACCTGCACATAAATATGCTTATTTGATCTGTACACGGACATCCGTGGTCTCTTTTTGTCTCCTATTATTCTTTTCATTTTACATTACTCTCCTGCTGCTTTAGCAGCCTTACCTTGTTTCTTTCTCACAACTTCACCTTTATATCTAATTCCTTTTCCTTTGTATGGCTCAGGTGGACGAACTTTGCGAATAAGCGCTGCCATCTCTCCAACTAGCTGCCTATCATGACCAGATACCTTAATCATGGTGTTATTTTCCACCTCAAACTTTATGCCTTCTTTTGGCTCTATTTTAACAAGATGAGAAAACCCAACTGTTAATACCAAGTTTTTACCTTCAATTTTACTCCGATAACCAACTCCCACCATCTCAAGTTCCCTGGTAAATCCATTAGAAACCCCTATAACTGCATTTTGTAATAAGCTTCGAACTGTTCCATGCATTGACTTAGCCTGTTTATAGTCACCTTTCCGTTCGATTGTCACCATACCATCTTTTTGTTCTAATTTCAGACTAGGATGAAGTTGCACGGTTAATTCACCGTTTTTACCTTTTACATTAACATCGGTAATGTTAATTTTAACCTCTACTCCTTCTGGCACTTTTACTGGTTGACTTCCTATTTTGCTCATAATATTTACCAAATTTCACAAATTAATTCTCCACCTAAGTTTTCTTTCTTGGCGGCTCTTACGCTCATCACGCCTTTAGACGTTGACACTAATGCCTGACCAACACCCGATAATACAGTAGGCAAAGCTGACTTGCTCGAATATTTCCGTAAACCCGGCTTACTCAACCGACGTACATCTGTAAATGCCCGTTGGCCATCAACATACATAAGCGAAAGAACTAGCTGCTTTTTTACTCCCTCACCCTCAACTTTAGCATCCCGTAGATACCCTTCTTGTTTTAATACAACTGCAATATCCTCCTTTATACGAGAATAACCAACTGTTAATTTAGCATGATTAGCCATGTACGCATTTTTAATGCGAATTAACATGTCTGCGATTGGATCTGTATGTGACATATTTATTTTTTTACCATGATGCCTTTTTGACTCCAGGTATCTCTCCTTTCCTTGCTAACTCTTTAAAACACAATCTACATGTACCAAATTTACGCATATACGCCCGACTTCTACCGCACAACTCACAGCGATTTACGTCGCGTGAACTATACTTTTGTTTATGTTTAAATTTTTCTATATCTGATGTTTTTGCCATTTTATTTTTCTTTTGTAAAAGGGAAACCTAATTTTATCAACAATTCTCTAGCATGCTCATCAGACTTTGTAGAAGTTACTATGGTTACCTGTAGCCCTCGATAATCAGACGCCTCTACATTGTCCATTTCTGGAAACAACGAATATTCACTAAAACCAATAGATATATTTCCTTGCTTATCAAATGCCGAAGGATCAATTCCTCTAAAATCTCGAAGCCTTGGAAGCACAATATCCGTTAGCCTCTTAAAAAAATCATACATTCGTTTATTTCTAAGAGTTACTTTTACACCAATATCTCGACCTGCTCTTAGCTTAAATCCCGAAATTGCACGTGTTGCCTTAGTAATTAACGGCTTTTGACCTGTAATTAAAGTAAGATGCCCAGCAACTATATCTAGTGCTTTTTTATTAGTCAAGGCTTCACCAACCCCAACATTAATAACAATTTTTGAGAGTTTTGGGATAGCCAATAAATTAACTATCTTCAGCTCTTTAGCTAATTCTGATGTTACTGTTTGCTGATAGTATGTTTTTAGATCCATTATTTAATCAATTTTTTACATTTACGACAAATTCTTTGTTTTTTATTCTTGATTACTGTGTAACCAACTCGCGTGCTT encodes the following:
- a CDS encoding 50S ribosomal protein L18; this translates as MKRIIGDKKRPRMSVYRSNKHIYVQVIDDVQSKTLASANSLQIKSKKAESGSDIAFLVGEKVAIDAKKKGVKQVKFDRSKYKYHGRVKQLAEAARKGGLDF
- a CDS encoding dephospho-CoA kinase, which encodes MSRRVIAIVGMPGAGKTETAAYFRAKGYPVLHFGDQTDIGLKELGKELNQDNERWYREKLRSELGMAAYAIKIKPRIEAIENKKKAVVLDGLYSWEEYQYLEKEYSNLLILCIYANPDTRYKRLLDRNHRGLDVVEARKRDVAELENLNKGGPIAMADYLIVNVAGIEELHERLGKFIFIVNNQIFYG
- a CDS encoding 30S ribosomal protein S5; translation: MRENSEFEEKVIQIKRTSKKTTGGSAISFSAFCVVGDKKGKVGVALGKASDVASAIRKGMKRAKKNMITVSMKGSTIPHVVEIKKGAALVLLKPAPDGTGVRAGGAVRAVVEAAGIQNIVSKILGTRNKISNATAVIEGLKKLK
- the map gene encoding type I methionyl aminopeptidase gives rise to the protein MGNPGKLSIMREGGAKLGEIRERLLRDVKPGISAIELDQIAEALITRAGGKPSFMTVDGYKWSTCICINDCIVHGIPDKYSLQIGDLVTVDVGMLYEGYHTDTAATAIVGKPKGDHFLDIGKLALKEAIAQAVIGNHIGHISLAMQQVIEDAGYNVARNLVGHGIGRELHMDPQVPCYLDEEIEKTPKLEDGLTIAIEAIYMKGKSSLIVDNDGWTMRTRDRSRAGMFEHTVAITTSGPKILTHA
- the rplO gene encoding 50S ribosomal protein L15 — its product is MFNLAQLQKIVDAGSKRVGRGKRGARGAKSGRGTKGSLKRGKMPLNFEGGTLPMTKRLPMFRGKSKNKPVSPRPVIIDFDVLNQFKANAVITPESLVKAGALNAVEVRTRGVKILARGELKKKVKVENIAMSSSAKKIIEGSKIKA
- a CDS encoding 50S ribosomal protein L6 yields the protein MSKIGSQPVKVPEGVEVKINITDVNVKGKNGELTVQLHPSLKLEQKDGMVTIERKGDYKQAKSMHGTVRSLLQNAVIGVSNGFTRELEMVGVGYRSKIEGKNLVLTVGFSHLVKIEPKEGIKFEVENNTMIKVSGHDRQLVGEMAALIRKVRPPEPYKGKGIRYKGEVVRKKQGKAAKAAGE
- a CDS encoding 50S ribosomal protein L5; this encodes MDLKTYYQQTVTSELAKELKIVNLLAIPKLSKIVINVGVGEALTNKKALDIVAGHLTLITGQKPLITKATRAISGFKLRAGRDIGVKVTLRNKRMYDFFKRLTDIVLPRLRDFRGIDPSAFDKQGNISIGFSEYSLFPEMDNVEASDYRGLQVTIVTSTKSDEHARELLIKLGFPFTKEK
- a CDS encoding 30S ribosomal protein S8, which produces MSHTDPIADMLIRIKNAYMANHAKLTVGYSRIKEDIAVVLKQEGYLRDAKVEGEGVKKQLVLSLMYVDGQRAFTDVRRLSKPGLRKYSSKSALPTVLSGVGQALVSTSKGVMSVRAAKKENLGGELICEIW
- a CDS encoding type Z 30S ribosomal protein S14, whose amino-acid sequence is MAKTSDIEKFKHKQKYSSRDVNRCELCGRSRAYMRKFGTCRLCFKELARKGEIPGVKKASW
- a CDS encoding adenylate kinase, with the protein product MKLILMGIQGSGKSTQGVRLAKKFGLQYLSTGHIFRDMAQSKSRLGRYLKETMAAGLLIPDKKTIEIVEEYLARPEYKKGYIMDGFPRTIFQAEQFKHKLDLVIYLNVTDKEALWRISYRNDVLRDDETVIAVRKRIELFHKVTKPVLLFYRRRKILVEVDGEQPKTKVAEEIMKQVAKIKVSKKNT
- a CDS encoding preprotein translocase subunit SecY, which translates into the protein MNSILDPIVKSFQAPDLRKKILFTFGIFFVFRLFVFIPVPGVQREALSNFFAQNQLLSLLDIFSGGTLANFSIMALGLNPYINASIILQLATVVFPKLEELSKEGDFGRQKINQYTRFLTVPIAIAQSVGIYVLLRNQGIISELSIVSLVAVVATLVCGSLLLMWLGELISEYGMGNGISLLIFAGIVGRLPVSIFQTVSVINQETIFQTLVFTTMGIVVIGAIVFVNEGTRQIRIQYARRVQGRKMYGGNATYLPLKVNQAGVIPIIFAVSLILLPGFLSNFMAQASNPTIASIGQDISSLFNPEGLFYNIFYFLLVVAFTYFYTAVTFNPEKISAEVKKYGGFIPGIRPGTPTKNYLNYVLTRITLAGAIFLGIIAILPSIANAVTGIGTLIIGGTGLLIVVSVVLETTKKLESQLVMRNYDKYI